TGGTGCCCTCCTGCCGGAGCAGATCGCGGGGCTGGACTTTCCCGTCTCCCGCGAGGACCTGATCCGCTGGTGCCAGGAGAACGGCGCCAGCACCGAGCAGTTGGAGGCGGTCCGGGCGCTGCCGGTGGCGCACTTCGGCTCCCCGGCCGACCTCGGCGAGGCCCTACGCGCGGCGACCTGAGCAGACGTCACCGTGGTGACCTGACCGGCGTCAGCGTGCGCTGCGCGGCGACCTGAGCCGACGTCAGCGCGGGACGCGGGTCAGGCGGGCAGGTCGACGGTGGCGGAGCGGGTCCGGGCGGTCTCGGCGGCGGCCAGGACGGCGACCACCTCGCGGCCGAAGCGGACGTCGCAGCGGTGGTCCCGGGTGCCGCCGTCCACCTCGGCCAGCAGTTGGTCGATGGCCACGCCGAGGGCGGTCGCGGAGGAAGCGCTCGGGTTCGGCAGCCGCTCGACGCCGTTGTCGCCGTAGAGGGTGAACTCCGCCGCCACCGCCTCGGGCGGGGCGTCCAGCGTCAGCGACACCGTGCTGGTGGCCCCGCCGTCGTGGGTGAGCAGCAGGTGCACCAGGTCACCGGGGCCGTCGACGGCCGCCACCCGCCGTACCCGGCCCAGCACCGGCAGCAGGACGGCCAGCGCGTGCGGGCCGATGTCCCAGAGCGCGCCGCGTTCCCGTCGCCAGGGCGACTGGGCGTACGGGCTGCTGGGCTGGAAGACCGACGCGAACCGGACCACGTTGGCGGTGTGCCAGCCGCCGGCCGCCGCGACGGCCGTGAGGAAACCGGCGACCTCCGGTTGGTACCGGCCGGTGAAGAAGACCACCGAGGCCACGCCCGAGGTGGTGGCGGCCTCGACCACCCGGTCGGCGTCGGCGACGGTCAACGCCAGCGGCTTGTCCAGCAGCAGGTGACGCCCGGCGGTGGCGGCCCGGACGGCGATGTCGGCCTGTACGTCCGGGGGCAGCGCCACGGCGACCGCCTCGCACGCCTCGATCAGCGCCTCGACCTCGGCGAAGGCCGGTACGCCGTACCGGGTGGCGAGCGCGGCGGCCCGATCCGGGTTGCGTCCCCAGACGCCGACCAGTTCCGCCCTCGGGTGCGCGTCGAGCGCCGCCGCGTGCGTCTGTGCCGCCCAGTGGCCGGTGCCGAACAACCCGAACCGCATTACCGGTACCTCCGCCGTCTCGCCTGGCTGCCGCGTACCCGCAGCGGGGTCCACGCTAGTCCCCGGTCGGTCCGGCCCGGCGCCCCGCCGCCTGTACTACGGGGGTTAGTAGAGTGGGCCGGTGATCGGAACGAGCACCGGACGGACCCGGTGACCGCCGCGCCCGTCGCCGGGTCCCCGGTCGACGGCGTCCCGGCGACCGTCGCCATCGTGCTGTCGCTGCTGGTCGCCGTGTGGGCGCTGGTGGCCACGCTGCGCCACCGCGCGCCGGACCGGGTACAGATGATCGGCCTGGCCGTGCTGGAGTTGGCGTTGCTCGGGCTGGCGGTGCTGGCCGGGGTGGCCCTCGCCGGTGGCGAGCAGCCCGGCGAGCCGGGCGCGTTCTTCGGCTACCTGGTGACGCTGGTCTGCCTGCCGCCGCTGGCTGCGGTGCTGGCCCGGATGGAGCCGACCCGCTGGGGTTCGGCGATCGTCTGCGCGGTCTGCCTGGTGACGCCGGTGGTCGTGGTGCGGCTCCAGCAGACCTGGGAGGTGCTCGGTGGCTGAGGCGCGGACCGCCGGGACGACCCGGACCAACGCCGGCCCCGGCCGTCTGCTGATCGCGGTGTACCTGCTCTTCGCGATCGCCGCCACCAGCCGCGCCGGCCTCCAGATCATCACCCGGTTCGACGAGGCGCCGCTGGCGTACCTGCTCTCGGCGTTGGCCGCACTGGTCTACATCGTGGCGGCGGTGGGGCTGGCCCGGGCCGGGCACACCGGTCGTCGGGTGGCCCTGGCCTGCTGCCTCGTGGAGTTGGTCGGCGTGGTCGGGGTGGGCGCGTTCAGCCTGGCCCGCCCCGACCTGTTCCCGGACGAGACGGTCTGGTCCGGTTTCGGCAGCGGGTACGGCTACATCCCGCTGGTGCTGCCGGTCCTCGGCCTGGTCTGGCTCTGGTCCACCCGCCCCCGGATGTAAGGAAGGGCCCCCTACTAACGCCTCGTGTATAGGAAGGGTCCCCTGCTAACACCCACCACCCACCACCAACAGGAGCGGGTCAGTCGCGCGGCCCGCCCGCGACGTAGATCACCTGACCGGAGACGAAGGACGCGCCCTCGCTGGCCAGGAACGAGATGGTGTGCGCCACGTCCTCGGGCCGCCCGACCCGACGGACCGGGATCTCCCCCTCGGCGTGCTTCTGCATCGCCTCGAAGTCGATTTTCATCCGGGCGGCGGTGGCGGCGGTCATGTCGGTGACGATGAAGCCCGGCGCCACCGCGTTGACGGTCACCCCGAACGGCCCCAGCTCGATGGCGAGGGTCTTGGTGAACCCCTGCATCCCGGCCTTCGCGGCGGCGTAGTTGGCCTGCCCCCGGTTACCGAGCGCGGACGTGCTGGAGAGGTTGACGATCCGACCCCACTTGGCCTCGACCATGTGCTTCTGCGCGGCCTGACTGACCAGGAACGCACCCCGCAGGTGTACGCCCATGACCGTGTCCCAGTCGGCGTCGGTCATCTTGAACAGCAGGTTGTCCCGCAGTACCCCGGCGTTGTTGACCAGCACGGTCGGCGCGCCCAGCTCGGTGGCGACCCGTTCGACGGCGGCCTCCACCTGCGCCCGGTCCGACACGTCCGCGCCCACGCCGAGCGCCCGGCCACCGGACGACGTGATCGCCTCCACCGTCTCGGCGGTCGCCGACTCCTCGATGTCGACCACCGCGACGGCCAGCCCGTCGGCGGCCAACCGCCTGGCGGTGGCCGCGCCGATTCCCCGCGCCGCCCCGGTCACGATCGCGACCCGCTGCCCCTCCGACATGCCTACCTCCCGGTAACCTCGCTCGACGGCAGGAGCCTAACCCACCGTGCGCCCACCTCCGGCCCACCGAGATCCCCGACCGGCCGGCGACGGTCGGGGAATCCGGTGGGGAGGCTAGACGGACCAGGATCGACAGAGCCGGATCCACCGGTACCCGTGGCCGGCGATCTTGAGCTTGTCCAGCTTGCCCACGTCGTCGTAGTTGCGGTCGGCGAGCACGTCGATCGGCAGCTCCGCCTCCGACTCCAGCAGGCTCAGGTCGACCTCGGCGTCGTCGGTGCCCAGGTTGTGCAGGAAGACCATCGTGCCGGTCGGCCCGTCGGCCCGGTGCGCCAACACCCCCGCAGGCATGGGTACGTCGATGTGGGTGGTCGAGCCGAAGCCGATCTCCGGCGCCTCGCGCAGCGTACGGATCATCCGCTCGAACCAGCCGAGCAACGAGTTGCGGTCCCGTCGTTGCAGGGTGACGTTCACCTTCTCGTACCCGAACTCACCCTTGTCGATGACCGGGCGCACGAGCTTCTCCGACTCCGCCCGGGAGAAGCCGGCATTGGGCTCGTAGGACCACTGCATGGGGGTACGGATCGCCTCCCGCCCCGGCAGCGCCAGGTCCTCGCCCATCCCGATCTCCTCGCCGTACCGCAGCACGGGCGTGCCGCGCAACGAGAACTGGAGCGAGTACGCCAGCTCGATGCGCCGCCGGTCGTTGCCGAGCATCGGCGCGAGCCGCCGACGGATGCCCCGGTCGTAGATCCGCATGTTCTCGTCCGGGCCGAACTGCGCGTACACCTGGTTGCGCTGTTCGGCGGTGAGCCGGGACAGGTCGATCTCGTCGTGGTTGCGCAGGAAGGTGGCCCACTGGCCGCCCTCGGGCAGGGCCGGGGTGTCGCGCAGCGCCTCGATCACCGGCTCCGGGTCCTGGCGCGCCATGGCCAGCATCAGCCGCCCGTTGAGCATGAAGTCGAAGAGCATGTGCACCCGGTTCGCCGAGCCACCGCGGTCGCCGAAGAAGGCGGGCAGTTGGTCCGGCTCGACGTTCGCCTCGGCCAGCAGCACCGCGTCGCCCCGACGCCACTGCACGTGCTGGCGCAGCTCGGTGAGGAACTCGAAATCCAGCTCCGGGTTCGGGTCGCCGGGCTCGGTGCGCTCGATGATGAACGGCACCGCGTCCATCCGGAACCCGGCCACCCCGAGCTGGAGCCAGAACGACATGATCTTCTTGATCTCGGCGCGTACCTGGGGATTCGTGGTGTTGAGGTCCGGCTGGAACTTGTAGAAGCGGTGGTAGTACCAGGACTTGGCGGTCCGGTCGTAGGTCCAGGTCTCGTGCTGCTCGCCGGGGAAGACCATGCCCTGGTGCCGGTCCGCGGGCTCCTCGTCGGACCAGACGTACCAGTCGCGGTACGGCGAGTCCGGCGACGACCGGGCGGAGACGAACCAGGGGTGCTGGTCCGAGGTGTGGTTCACCACCAGGTCGATGATCACGCGGATGCCCCGGTTGCCGGCCTGGTGCAGCAGCTCGGCGAAGTCGCCGAGGGTGCCGAAGCGGGGGTCGACGTTGTAGAAGTCGGTCACGTCGTACCCGTCGTCACCGTTGGGCGACGGGTGGATGGGGTGCAGCCAGAGGCAGGTCACGCCCAGCCGGGCCAGGTAGTCCAGCCGGCCGATCAGACCCCGGATGTCACCGACCCCGTCGGCGTCGGAGTCCGCGTACGTGTCGATGTCGAGGCAGTACACGACCGCCTCGGAGTACCACCTGTCAGACATGCCCGGGAACCTTCTCCGTACGGCTCGCCCGGCAAACCCGCCGAGGTCGCGGGCGGGGCCCCGCCGGGGGGCGGCTGCTCGGTACGGTGCCGTCATGCGGAGCATCGATTGGTCCAGCGGGACCTGGCACGGGCAGCCGGTGCGGACGACCCAGGAGCCGGCCGGCGTCCTGAGCGTCGAGCCGGGGGCGAGCAGCGACCTGTGGCGGCACACCAGCTACGGATTCGTGCACGACGACGCCCCGGCCCTGCTCACGCCCTTCCCGGTGGGCAGCGCGATGGAGGTGGACTTCCCGCTCGACTACACCGAGCAGTTCGACCAGGCCGGCGTACTCGTGTGGGTGGACGACCGCACCTGGGTCAAGGCCGGGGTGGAGGTCAGCGACGGCCACCCGCAGGTCGGTGCCGTGGTCACCCGGGACTTCTCCGACTGGTCGGTCGCCCCGGTGCCCGAGTGGGCCGACCACGAGGTGACGGTACGCGTCAGCCGCACCGGCGACGCGCTGACCGTACGCGCCCGGGTGGCCGGCGAGCAGTGGCGGCTGGTCCGGCTCGCGCCGCTCGCGCCCGACGCGGTCGCCTCCGCCGGGCCGTACTGCTGCTCTCCCAGCCGGGGCGGGCTGACCGTGCGCTTCACCGACTGGCGACTCGGCCCGGCCGACGCCGCCCTGCACCCCGAGGAGTAGCAGCGGCTCCGGGCGGGTAGGAGCCTTCCCTCTACGCCGATCCTCGCGGAGGCACCGGATGGCACTCGCCCAGGACGTCGACCCGAGCCAGATCGGTGGACTGACCGGCTGGGTGGCCGGTGTGATCGACGCGGGCGGTGCGGTCGGCGTGGCGCTGCTGGTCGCCCTGGAGAGCATCATCCCGCCGATCCCCAGCGAGATCGTGCTGGCGATGGCGGGATACCTGGCCGGCGAGGGCCGCTTCAACGTGGTCGTGGTGACCGTCGCGGCCACCGCCGGTTCCCTGCTCGGTGCGCTGGTGCTCTACTGGCTCGGCGCCGCGCTCGGCGAGGAACGGCTCAAACGCTGGCTCGACCGGCTGCCGCTGGTGGACCTGGAGGACCTGGAGAAGGCCGACCGCTGGTTCGAGCGGTACGGCCGGTGGGCGGTCTTCTTCGGCCGGATGGCACCGGTGGTCCGCAGCCTGGTGTCGGTACCGGCCGGCGCCAACCGGATGCCGCTGGTCGAGTTCGTCACGCTGACCACGCTGGGCAGCGGCA
Above is a window of Verrucosispora sp. NA02020 DNA encoding:
- a CDS encoding DUF2795 domain-containing protein, with the protein product MTDSGALLPEQIAGLDFPVSREDLIRWCQENGASTEQLEAVRALPVAHFGSPADLGEALRAAT
- a CDS encoding DedA family protein, translating into MALAQDVDPSQIGGLTGWVAGVIDAGGAVGVALLVALESIIPPIPSEIVLAMAGYLAGEGRFNVVVVTVAATAGSLLGALVLYWLGAALGEERLKRWLDRLPLVDLEDLEKADRWFERYGRWAVFFGRMAPVVRSLVSVPAGANRMPLVEFVTLTTLGSGIWNGLFIGLGYALGSQWHEIDRYSSWFDYGIIAVFVFMIASWAIKKKRRRARPRTPVSR
- a CDS encoding alpha-amylase family protein — protein: MSDRWYSEAVVYCLDIDTYADSDADGVGDIRGLIGRLDYLARLGVTCLWLHPIHPSPNGDDGYDVTDFYNVDPRFGTLGDFAELLHQAGNRGIRVIIDLVVNHTSDQHPWFVSARSSPDSPYRDWYVWSDEEPADRHQGMVFPGEQHETWTYDRTAKSWYYHRFYKFQPDLNTTNPQVRAEIKKIMSFWLQLGVAGFRMDAVPFIIERTEPGDPNPELDFEFLTELRQHVQWRRGDAVLLAEANVEPDQLPAFFGDRGGSANRVHMLFDFMLNGRLMLAMARQDPEPVIEALRDTPALPEGGQWATFLRNHDEIDLSRLTAEQRNQVYAQFGPDENMRIYDRGIRRRLAPMLGNDRRRIELAYSLQFSLRGTPVLRYGEEIGMGEDLALPGREAIRTPMQWSYEPNAGFSRAESEKLVRPVIDKGEFGYEKVNVTLQRRDRNSLLGWFERMIRTLREAPEIGFGSTTHIDVPMPAGVLAHRADGPTGTMVFLHNLGTDDAEVDLSLLESEAELPIDVLADRNYDDVGKLDKLKIAGHGYRWIRLCRSWSV
- a CDS encoding DUF1349 domain-containing protein: MRSIDWSSGTWHGQPVRTTQEPAGVLSVEPGASSDLWRHTSYGFVHDDAPALLTPFPVGSAMEVDFPLDYTEQFDQAGVLVWVDDRTWVKAGVEVSDGHPQVGAVVTRDFSDWSVAPVPEWADHEVTVRVSRTGDALTVRARVAGEQWRLVRLAPLAPDAVASAGPYCCSPSRGGLTVRFTDWRLGPADAALHPEE
- the fabG gene encoding 3-oxoacyl-ACP reductase FabG, whose product is MSEGQRVAIVTGAARGIGAATARRLAADGLAVAVVDIEESATAETVEAITSSGGRALGVGADVSDRAQVEAAVERVATELGAPTVLVNNAGVLRDNLLFKMTDADWDTVMGVHLRGAFLVSQAAQKHMVEAKWGRIVNLSSTSALGNRGQANYAAAKAGMQGFTKTLAIELGPFGVTVNAVAPGFIVTDMTAATAARMKIDFEAMQKHAEGEIPVRRVGRPEDVAHTISFLASEGASFVSGQVIYVAGGPRD
- a CDS encoding Gfo/Idh/MocA family protein: MRFGLFGTGHWAAQTHAAALDAHPRAELVGVWGRNPDRAAALATRYGVPAFAEVEALIEACEAVAVALPPDVQADIAVRAATAGRHLLLDKPLALTVADADRVVEAATTSGVASVVFFTGRYQPEVAGFLTAVAAAGGWHTANVVRFASVFQPSSPYAQSPWRRERGALWDIGPHALAVLLPVLGRVRRVAAVDGPGDLVHLLLTHDGGATSTVSLTLDAPPEAVAAEFTLYGDNGVERLPNPSASSATALGVAIDQLLAEVDGGTRDHRCDVRFGREVVAVLAAAETARTRSATVDLPA